A window from Leifsonia shinshuensis encodes these proteins:
- the dapC gene encoding succinyldiaminopimelate transaminase yields MPLQELPDYPWDLMAPYAERARSHADGVVDLSIGSPVDPTPDLIREALAAATDAHAYPQTVGTPALREAIVDWFQRRRGVRGLTVENVLPTIGSKELVALLPFMLGLGEGDTVVHPRAAYPTYAIGAAIAGATALASDDPAEWPEGTKLVWLNSPGNPDGRILTVHELRAAVARARELGAYIASDECYAELGWEAPWDAERVPSILDPRVIGQDRRNVLAVYSLSKQSNLAGYRAAFVAGCRQIIERLVNVRKHAGLMLPAPLQAAMVTALGDEEHVEAQKARYRARREALKPALEAAGFRVDRSEGGLYLWATEGRDAWDSIGRLADRGILAGPGHFYGDFYPQHVRLSLTATDERIAAAADRLRGFGDSL; encoded by the coding sequence ATGCCGCTCCAGGAGCTCCCGGACTACCCCTGGGATCTCATGGCGCCGTACGCCGAGCGGGCGAGGTCGCACGCAGACGGCGTCGTCGATCTGTCCATCGGCTCGCCGGTCGATCCGACGCCCGACCTGATCCGGGAGGCGCTGGCCGCGGCCACGGACGCGCACGCGTACCCGCAGACCGTCGGCACGCCGGCGCTCCGCGAGGCGATCGTGGACTGGTTCCAGCGCCGCCGCGGCGTGCGCGGCCTGACCGTCGAGAACGTCCTGCCGACCATCGGCTCCAAGGAGCTGGTGGCCCTGCTGCCCTTCATGCTCGGGCTTGGGGAGGGCGACACCGTCGTGCACCCGCGCGCCGCGTACCCGACCTACGCCATCGGCGCCGCGATCGCGGGCGCGACGGCGCTGGCGAGCGACGACCCGGCCGAGTGGCCGGAGGGCACGAAGCTCGTCTGGCTGAACTCCCCGGGCAACCCGGACGGCCGCATCCTGACCGTGCACGAGCTGCGCGCGGCCGTCGCCCGCGCCCGCGAGCTGGGCGCCTACATCGCCAGCGACGAGTGCTACGCCGAGCTCGGCTGGGAGGCGCCGTGGGATGCGGAGCGCGTGCCGAGCATCCTCGACCCGCGGGTGATCGGCCAGGACCGGCGGAACGTGCTCGCGGTCTACTCGCTCAGCAAGCAGTCGAACCTCGCCGGGTATCGCGCCGCCTTCGTGGCCGGCTGCCGGCAGATCATCGAACGGCTGGTGAACGTGCGGAAGCATGCGGGGCTCATGCTCCCGGCGCCGCTGCAGGCGGCGATGGTCACGGCCCTCGGCGACGAGGAGCACGTGGAGGCGCAGAAGGCCCGGTACCGGGCCCGCCGCGAGGCGCTCAAGCCGGCGCTCGAGGCCGCCGGGTTCCGCGTCGACCGCAGCGAGGGCGGCCTCTACCTGTGGGCGACGGAGGGACGCGACGCCTGGGACAGCATCGGACGGCTCGCCGACCGCGGCATCCTCGCCGGGCCCGGCCACTTCTACGGCGACTTCTACCCGCAGCACGTCCGGCTGTCGCTGACGG
- the fdxA gene encoding ferredoxin, giving the protein MTYVIALPCVDVKDRACIDECPVDCIYEGERSLYIHPDECVDCGACEPVCPVEAIYYEDDLPEEWKDYYKANVEFFDDIGSPGGASKIGVIQKDHPVIAALPPQAH; this is encoded by the coding sequence GTGACCTATGTCATCGCTCTCCCGTGCGTCGATGTGAAAGACAGGGCCTGTATCGACGAATGCCCGGTCGACTGCATCTACGAGGGCGAACGGTCGCTCTACATCCACCCGGACGAGTGCGTCGACTGCGGGGCCTGCGAGCCCGTCTGCCCGGTCGAGGCCATCTACTACGAGGACGACCTGCCCGAGGAGTGGAAGGACTACTACAAGGCGAACGTCGAGTTCTTCGACGACATCGGCTCGCCCGGCGGCGCCTCGAAGATCGGCGTGATCCAGAAGGACCACCCGGTCATCGCCGCGCTGCCCCCGCAGGCACACTGA
- a CDS encoding DUF6113 family protein — MLSRIVSAVLLVLTGAVFGVIGTIAHQASVTWGVTIPLGLIGALAAFAALLTGLRLLGHSRLPALLAALGAIAVILLFTQQSAGGSVLIPNNLAGQVWLVGTILIAAIAIAWPDVRGHRPTDAASRATA; from the coding sequence ATGCTCAGCCGGATCGTCAGCGCCGTCCTGCTCGTCCTGACGGGCGCCGTGTTCGGCGTGATCGGGACGATCGCCCACCAGGCCTCCGTGACGTGGGGGGTCACCATCCCGCTCGGGCTCATCGGCGCGCTCGCCGCCTTCGCCGCCCTGCTGACCGGGCTCCGCCTCCTCGGCCACAGCCGGCTGCCCGCCCTGCTCGCCGCGCTCGGCGCGATCGCCGTCATCCTGCTCTTCACCCAGCAGAGCGCGGGCGGCTCGGTGCTCATCCCGAACAACCTGGCCGGGCAGGTCTGGCTGGTCGGCACCATCCTCATCGCGGCCATCGCCATCGCCTGGCCGGACGTGCGCGGACACCGCCCGACGGACGCCGCTTCGCGCGCGACGGCATAA
- the efeU gene encoding iron uptake transporter permease EfeU has translation MLANYLIGLREGLEMALIVTILIAYVVKLGRTDVLSKLWIGVGIALVVPLAIGAALTWGPYGMSFQAQEILGGSLSLVAVGFVTWMVFWMGKTARTMKSTLHSRLDSALVGAGWGVVLLAMLSVGREGIETSLFVWATVASTGGTWEPAVGAILGLLTAAVLGFLLYRGMVKINLGAFFTWTGAFLILVAAGVFAYGLGDLQEAGLIPGGEAHAYDISGLIPSSSWYGTLAAGIVNFNPSPTWLQVFAWIAYLAVVGYFYVRQHRASARPAAPAKTPATAAHAPIAS, from the coding sequence GTGCTCGCGAACTACCTCATCGGCCTCCGCGAAGGCCTCGAGATGGCGCTGATCGTCACCATCCTGATCGCCTACGTCGTCAAACTGGGCCGGACGGACGTGCTGTCCAAACTGTGGATCGGCGTCGGGATCGCCCTCGTGGTGCCGCTGGCCATCGGCGCGGCGCTCACCTGGGGCCCCTACGGGATGAGCTTCCAGGCGCAGGAGATCCTCGGCGGCTCCCTCTCGCTGGTCGCGGTCGGGTTCGTCACCTGGATGGTGTTCTGGATGGGCAAGACCGCCCGCACCATGAAGTCCACCCTGCACAGCCGGCTCGACTCGGCTCTCGTGGGCGCCGGTTGGGGCGTCGTGCTGCTCGCGATGCTCAGCGTCGGCCGTGAGGGCATCGAGACCTCGCTGTTCGTCTGGGCGACCGTCGCCAGCACCGGCGGGACGTGGGAGCCGGCCGTCGGCGCGATCCTCGGCCTCCTGACCGCTGCGGTGCTGGGCTTCCTGCTCTACCGCGGCATGGTCAAGATCAACCTCGGCGCGTTCTTCACCTGGACGGGCGCGTTCCTCATCCTCGTCGCCGCCGGTGTCTTCGCCTACGGCCTGGGCGACCTGCAGGAGGCCGGCCTCATCCCGGGCGGCGAAGCGCACGCCTACGACATCAGCGGCCTCATCCCCTCCTCCAGCTGGTACGGCACCCTCGCCGCCGGCATCGTCAACTTCAACCCGTCGCCGACCTGGCTCCAGGTGTTCGCCTGGATCGCCTACCTCGCCGTCGTCGGCTACTTCTACGTCCGCCAGCACCGCGCATCCGCCCGGCCCGCCGCCCCGGCGAAGACCCCCGCCACGGCCGCGCACGCCCCGATCGCGTCCTGA
- the efeO gene encoding iron uptake system protein EfeO — MPRLRPLAAVTGSLAGAAALALALTGCVPNKADATAEAIAVTLSDGKCTVSTNTAEAGPITFQVTNTGSDVNEFELLAEDKLRIVGEKENIGPGTTVNYVVQLAEGDYFSACRKGMVGDPAHVAAFTVTKGSGRTVSQSESAQVSQAVGNYTGYVKDQAGALLTATKSFAAAYSGGDLAAARAQYASARSYYERIEPTAEQFGDLDPALDLREADLAQGQQWTGWHRIEKDLWAPAGYTPADAATRTQLADQLVSDTQKLYDLVHAKDFTLTIDQISNGAIGLMEEVAGSKITGEEEAFSHTDLQDFQANLEGAQVAYGVVRDIAAKKGSQGADVVSKLDTEFTTIATTLAQYKSGDGFVSYTELSTDQVKQLSDQVNALSEPLSRLTSIIVK; from the coding sequence ATGCCCCGACTCCGTCCGCTCGCCGCCGTCACCGGATCCCTGGCCGGCGCCGCCGCGCTCGCCCTCGCGCTCACGGGATGCGTTCCGAACAAGGCCGACGCCACCGCCGAGGCGATCGCGGTCACGCTCAGCGACGGCAAGTGCACGGTCTCGACGAACACCGCCGAGGCCGGCCCGATCACCTTCCAGGTGACCAACACCGGCAGCGACGTCAACGAGTTCGAGCTGCTCGCGGAGGACAAGCTGCGCATCGTCGGCGAGAAGGAGAACATCGGGCCGGGCACCACGGTCAACTATGTCGTGCAGCTCGCCGAGGGCGACTACTTCTCGGCCTGCCGGAAGGGCATGGTCGGCGACCCGGCCCACGTCGCGGCCTTCACCGTGACCAAGGGATCCGGCCGCACGGTCTCGCAGAGCGAGAGCGCCCAGGTGTCCCAGGCCGTCGGCAACTACACCGGCTACGTGAAGGATCAGGCGGGCGCCCTCCTCACCGCGACGAAGTCGTTCGCCGCCGCCTACTCCGGCGGCGACCTGGCGGCCGCCCGCGCGCAGTACGCGAGCGCCCGCTCCTACTACGAGCGCATCGAGCCGACCGCGGAGCAGTTCGGCGACCTCGACCCGGCGCTCGACCTCCGCGAGGCGGACCTGGCGCAGGGCCAGCAGTGGACCGGGTGGCACCGCATCGAGAAGGACCTGTGGGCTCCCGCCGGGTACACGCCGGCCGACGCCGCCACGCGCACGCAGCTCGCCGATCAGCTCGTCTCGGACACGCAGAAGCTGTACGACCTCGTGCACGCCAAGGACTTCACCCTCACCATCGACCAGATCTCCAACGGGGCGATCGGGCTGATGGAGGAGGTCGCCGGCTCCAAGATCACGGGCGAGGAGGAGGCTTTCTCGCACACCGACCTGCAGGACTTCCAGGCCAACCTCGAGGGCGCCCAGGTGGCGTACGGCGTCGTCCGCGACATCGCGGCGAAGAAGGGCAGCCAGGGCGCCGACGTGGTCTCGAAGCTCGACACCGAATTCACGACGATCGCGACGACGCTCGCCCAGTACAAGTCCGGCGACGGCTTCGTCAGCTACACCGAGCTGAGCACCGACCAGGTGAAGCAGCTGTCCGACCAGGTGAACGCGCTGAGCGAGCCGCTCAGCCGCCTCACCTCGATCATCGTCAAGTAG
- the efeB gene encoding iron uptake transporter deferrochelatase/peroxidase subunit: MTDHPTDDAAGPQSAATEQTAHDSGRRGLSRRGMLGLAGVTVGAGLAGIGAGVAADRTVLGATTTASATYPFYGAHQAGITTPAQDRLHFASFDVSPGLDREGLKELLQDWTVAAARMTQGRPAGKYGPASGPSDAPPDDTGEALDLPPGGLTLTFGFGPSLFRTATGQDRFGIASRRPEALVDLPRFPGDALQEAISGGDLCVQACSDDPQVAVHAIRNLSRIAFGRAAIRWSQLGFGRTSSTSRAQATPRNLFGFKDGTANIKSEDQSVVEDQVWASRADGAEWMHGGSYLVARKIRMVIETWDRQQLGEQERIIGRDKGEGAPLSGGTEFTAPNFLALAKDGGTKIDPDSHVRLAHPTMNGGAQLLRRGYNFVDGNDELGRLNAGLFFIAFQRDPRMQFIPIQQRLAANDLMNEYVRHVGSGVFAVPPGASEGSFVGAGLFA; encoded by the coding sequence GTGACCGACCACCCGACCGACGACGCCGCGGGCCCCCAGAGCGCCGCGACCGAGCAGACCGCGCACGACTCCGGGCGCCGCGGGCTGTCCCGCCGCGGCATGCTGGGGCTCGCCGGCGTGACGGTCGGGGCCGGTCTCGCCGGCATCGGCGCGGGGGTCGCCGCCGACCGCACCGTGCTCGGGGCGACCACCACGGCCTCCGCCACCTACCCGTTCTACGGCGCCCACCAGGCCGGCATCACCACTCCCGCGCAGGACCGCCTCCACTTCGCCTCCTTCGACGTCTCGCCGGGCCTCGACCGCGAGGGCCTGAAGGAGCTGCTGCAGGACTGGACGGTCGCGGCCGCGCGGATGACGCAGGGCCGCCCCGCCGGGAAGTACGGCCCGGCGTCCGGCCCCTCCGACGCCCCGCCGGACGACACCGGCGAGGCGCTCGACCTCCCGCCCGGCGGCCTGACGCTCACGTTCGGCTTCGGCCCGAGCCTGTTCCGCACCGCGACCGGGCAGGACCGGTTCGGGATCGCGTCGCGCCGCCCCGAAGCGCTCGTCGACCTCCCCCGGTTCCCCGGTGACGCGCTCCAGGAGGCGATCAGCGGCGGCGACCTGTGCGTGCAGGCGTGCAGCGACGACCCCCAGGTGGCCGTGCACGCCATCCGCAACCTCTCGCGCATCGCGTTCGGCCGCGCCGCCATCCGCTGGTCGCAGCTCGGCTTCGGCCGTACGTCGTCCACCTCGCGGGCGCAGGCCACGCCGCGCAACCTCTTCGGGTTCAAGGACGGCACGGCCAACATCAAGTCCGAGGACCAGTCGGTCGTCGAGGACCAGGTGTGGGCATCGCGGGCGGACGGCGCCGAGTGGATGCACGGCGGCTCGTACCTCGTCGCGCGCAAGATCCGCATGGTCATCGAGACCTGGGACCGGCAGCAGCTCGGCGAGCAGGAGCGCATCATCGGCCGCGACAAGGGCGAGGGCGCACCGCTCTCCGGCGGCACCGAGTTCACCGCGCCGAACTTCCTCGCGCTGGCGAAGGACGGCGGCACCAAGATCGACCCCGACTCGCACGTGCGGCTCGCGCATCCCACCATGAACGGCGGGGCGCAGCTGCTGCGGCGCGGCTACAACTTCGTCGACGGCAACGACGAGCTCGGGCGGCTCAACGCCGGGCTGTTCTTCATCGCGTTCCAGCGCGACCCGCGCATGCAGTTCATCCCGATCCAGCAGCGGCTCGCCGCCAACGACCTGATGAACGAGTACGTCCGCCACGTCGGGTCGGGCGTGTTCGCGGTGCCGCCGGGCGCGAGCGAGGGGTCGTTCGTCGGGGCGGGGCTGTTCGCGTAG